A stretch of Microbacterium sp. 4R-513 DNA encodes these proteins:
- a CDS encoding sugar kinase, whose translation MAERDPDAPTGLMLKERRTPALTRVSYHRAASAASRATVSDLDEDAIRAAALLHLTGITPALSDSARALTLHAARVAREAAVPVSFDLNYRSALWSRPRARDCFRTLIPLADVVFAGEDEAALALDRSPDDVPSLAEGLASMGPSEAVIKRGAKGAFARVDGRSFEQDAVRIDPIDTVGAGDAFVAGYLAERLNGVPVPERLETAVAVAAFVCLSEADWEGSPRRAEQAQLTPEDPVAR comes from the coding sequence ACCCCGACGCTCCGACGGGCCTCATGCTCAAGGAGCGGCGCACCCCGGCTCTGACGCGCGTCTCGTACCATCGCGCAGCGAGCGCCGCCTCGCGGGCGACGGTGTCCGATCTCGACGAGGATGCGATCCGCGCGGCAGCACTGCTGCACCTCACAGGCATCACGCCCGCCCTGTCGGACTCGGCGCGGGCGCTCACCCTGCATGCCGCCCGGGTCGCGAGGGAGGCGGCCGTCCCCGTCTCCTTCGACCTCAACTATCGAAGTGCGCTGTGGTCGCGGCCGCGGGCGCGGGACTGCTTCCGCACGCTCATCCCGCTCGCGGACGTGGTGTTCGCCGGCGAGGACGAGGCTGCGCTCGCGCTCGACCGCTCGCCCGACGACGTTCCCTCCCTCGCGGAAGGTCTCGCGTCGATGGGTCCGAGCGAAGCCGTCATCAAGCGAGGTGCGAAAGGCGCGTTCGCCCGGGTCGACGGCCGCTCATTCGAGCAGGATGCCGTCCGCATCGATCCGATCGACACCGTGGGCGCGGGCGATGCCTTCGTCGCGGGATATCTCGCCGAGCGCCTCAACGGAGTGCCAGTCCCCGAGCGACTCGAGACCGCCGTCGCCGTAGCCGCCTTCGTGTGCCTGTCCGAGGCCGACTGGGAGGGATCACCACGTCGAGCGGAGCAGGCTCAGCTCACGCCCGAGGACCCCGTCGCGCGCTGA
- a CDS encoding diacylglycerol kinase family protein, with protein MTDTQTPTAAATSTTPASDTRVAAVVYNPIKVDLPAIKTVVEAEQAAAGWGETLWFETSAEDPGRGATEAALAENVSMIIVAGGDGTVRAVAEAMHEHDVALALLPSGTGNLLARNLKLTLDDLEHSVHSAFTGEDRQIDLGVIEIRRADSQVDRHVYLVMAGLGLDAKMLANTDDELKAKIGWLAYVKAIVLALRDKNQLRLRYKLDTHPTRSIRAHTVIIGNCGALQANVLLMPEASVDDGKLDIVLLRPEGFLSWAQIATKIIWENGVLSRTRLGRKFRTKEVDALNYIKGERFTLVLNRPEKIELDGDEFGEATAVRTWAVHGGLTIRVPAESTD; from the coding sequence ATGACCGACACGCAGACTCCCACCGCCGCCGCCACGTCTACGACGCCCGCATCCGACACCCGTGTCGCAGCCGTCGTCTACAACCCGATCAAGGTGGATCTCCCCGCCATCAAGACCGTCGTCGAGGCGGAACAGGCTGCCGCCGGCTGGGGTGAGACCCTCTGGTTCGAGACATCGGCCGAGGACCCGGGACGCGGCGCGACCGAGGCGGCACTCGCCGAGAACGTGTCGATGATCATCGTCGCCGGAGGAGACGGGACCGTGCGCGCGGTCGCCGAGGCCATGCACGAGCACGACGTCGCTCTCGCCCTGCTCCCCTCGGGAACGGGGAACCTGCTTGCGCGCAACCTGAAGCTCACGCTCGACGATCTCGAGCACTCGGTCCACTCGGCCTTCACGGGCGAGGACCGGCAGATCGACCTCGGCGTGATCGAGATCCGTCGCGCCGACTCGCAGGTCGACCGCCACGTGTACCTCGTCATGGCGGGGCTCGGCCTCGACGCCAAGATGCTCGCCAACACCGACGACGAGCTGAAGGCGAAGATCGGCTGGCTTGCGTACGTCAAGGCGATCGTGCTGGCACTGCGCGACAAGAACCAGCTCCGCCTTCGCTACAAGCTCGACACCCACCCGACGCGGTCCATCCGCGCGCACACCGTCATCATCGGCAACTGCGGCGCGCTTCAGGCGAACGTGCTGCTCATGCCCGAGGCCTCGGTCGACGACGGCAAGCTCGACATCGTGCTGCTCCGCCCCGAGGGATTCCTCAGCTGGGCGCAGATTGCGACGAAGATCATCTGGGAGAACGGCGTCCTCAGCCGCACGCGCCTCGGGCGCAAGTTCCGCACGAAAGAGGTCGACGCCCTCAACTACATCAAGGGCGAGCGCTTCACCCTCGTGCTCAACCGGCCCGAGAAGATCGAGCTCGACGGCGACGAGTTCGGCGAGGCGACCGCCGTGCGGACATGGGCGGTGCACGGTGGGCTCACGATCCGGGTCCCTGCGGAGTCGACCGACTGA